A portion of the Malania oleifera isolate guangnan ecotype guangnan chromosome 3, ASM2987363v1, whole genome shotgun sequence genome contains these proteins:
- the LOC131150627 gene encoding vacuolar-processing enzyme-like, with product MTPFAAGIVAFVLFAHSYLASAIRDPAGDGLIRLPSEASRFFHGGRNDADETSDEGSVGTRWAVLIAGSSGYWNYRHQSDVCHAYQILKKGGLKDENIIVFMYDDIAFNEENPRPGVIINNPQGADVYEGVPKDYIGEDVTVGNFLAVLLGNKTALTGGSGKVVDSGPEDHIFVYYTDHGGPGVLGMPTGPYLYAKDLIDVLKKKHAAGTYQSLVFYLEACESGSIFEGLLPEGLNIYATTASNAVESSWGTYCPGESPSPPPEYDTCLGDLYSVAWMEDSDIHNLKTETLHQQYELVKKRTADPHSYYTSHVMQYGDIGLSKDDLFQYIGTNPANENYTFVNENSLHSPSKAVNQRDADLLHFWDKYRKAPEGSPRKTKAQKEFLEAISHRMHIDETLTLVGKLLFGIERGPEVMGTVRPAGQPLVDDWDCLKTLVRTFETHCGSLSQYGMKHMRSFANICNAGIQMEHMAEASAQACISIPSGRWSSLYGGFSA from the exons ATGACTCCATTCGCCGCCGGTATTGTCGCTTTTGTACTATTCGCCCACTCCTATTTGGCGTCTGCGATCCGGGACCCCGCTGGAGACGGCCTCATCAGGTTGCCGTCTGAAGCTTCTAGGTTCTTCCATGGTGGTAGAAATGATGCTGACGAGACGAGCGATGAGGGCTCTGTGGGGACCAGATGGGCTGTTCTGATTGCTGGTTCGTCTGGCTACTGGAATTACAGGCATCAG TCTGATGTTTGTCATGCCTATCAAATCTTGAAGAAAGGTGGGCTGAAAGATGAAAACATCATTGTCTTTATGTATGATGATATTGCTTTTAATGAAGAGAACCCTAGGCCTGGAGTCATCATTAATAATCCACAAGGTGCCGATGTTTATGAAGGAGTTCCAAAG GATTATATTGGAGAAGATGTTACAGTTGGCAACTTTTTAGCTGTTCTCCTTGGAAACAAAACTGCACTTACGGGGGGTAGCGGGAAGGTTGTGGATAGTGGTCCAGAAGATCACATATTTGTATACTATACTGACCATGGTGGTCCGGGGGTACTTG GGATGCCAACTGGTCCTTACCTTTATGCCAAAGATTTGATAGATGTCTTGAAAAAGAAGCACGCTGCTGGAACTTATCAGAGTCTG GTGTTTTATCTTGAAGCTTGTGAATCTGGAAGTATATTTGAGGGTCTTCTTCCAGAAGGTTTAAATATATATGCAACTACAGCCTCTAATGCAGTAGAAAGCAGTTGGGGAACCTATTGCCCTGGCGAGTCTCCTAGTCCTCCCCCAGAATATGATACTTGTTTGGGGGACTTGTACAGTGTTGCCTGGATGGAGGACAG TGACATACACAATCTGAAAACGGAAACTTTGCATCAGCAGTATGAACTG GTTAAGAAGAGAACTGCAGATCCCCACTCATATTATACCTCACATGTAATGCAATATGGTGACATTGGGCTTAGCAAGGATGATCTTTTCCAGTATATTGGTACAAATCCTGCAAATGAGAACTACACTTTTGTGAATGAGAATTCGTTACATTCACCTTCAAAAGCTGTTAACCAGCGTGATGCTGATCTCCTCCATTTTTGGGACAAG TATCGCAAGGCCCCCGAAGGTTCTCCTAGGAAAACTAAAGCTCAAAAGGAATTTCTAGAAGCAATATCGCACAGAATGCACATAGACGAGACCCTGACACTAGTTGGAAAGCTTTTATTTGGAATTGAAAGAGGTCCTGAGGTGATGGGCACAGTTCGGCCTGCAGGGCAACCCCTTGTCGATGACTGGGACTGCCTCAAAACACTG GTGAGGACTTTTGAGACACATTGTGGATCCCTATCCCAGTACGGGATGAAACACATGCGTTCCTTTGCTAACATATGTAATGCTGGAATTCAAATGGAGCATATGGCTGAGGCCTCTGCCCAAGCCTGCATCAGCATTCCCTCTGGTCGCTGGAGCTCTCTTTATGGGGGGTTTAGTGCATGA